A single region of the Streptomyces sp. NBC_01803 genome encodes:
- a CDS encoding alpha/beta hydrolase: protein MTRVRPPRPVLAPCLLAAAALLTAVSCSPSDPVGSAPAAAGSGPTDTSDLPGSLTGQDLDWSACEPPDPAQGDAQMSPGALPDGAEWECATMTAPLDYADPEGETIDIAMIRARSAARGDKRVGSLLFNFGGPGGSGVVTLPAFGQDYATLHKRYDLVSFDPRGVGDSEGVRCLSDARLDEFFAADPVPDNARQRRALKDRLKEFADGCEESAGDLLPHLTTTATARDMDLMREVLGDDKLHYFGISYGTELGGVYAHLFPERVGRAVFDAVVDPTGDSEEGSLGQAAGFQLALGSYLDRCAENDDCPLGGDPEEGEDRLARFLDKLADDPLPTQDPDGRKLTQALAWNGVAQALYSEEFWPYLTQGLDDALAGDDPDGTVLLALGDAMNGRNPDGTYSTLQSSLTAINCADSKRRYTVDDVRDAFDDFEDASPVFGPPMAWSLLSCTYWPVDGRRDHPDVGAAGAAPILLVGTTGDPATPYEGTRHMKEALGDDVGVELTYEGEGHGAYNGGNECVRSTVDAYLLEGDVPEDGRTCDS, encoded by the coding sequence ATGACCCGAGTCCGACCGCCCAGGCCCGTGCTCGCGCCGTGCCTCCTCGCCGCCGCGGCCCTGCTGACGGCGGTCTCCTGCTCCCCGTCGGACCCGGTCGGATCGGCACCGGCCGCCGCCGGATCGGGCCCGACCGACACCTCCGACCTCCCCGGCTCCCTCACCGGGCAGGATCTCGACTGGTCGGCCTGCGAGCCACCCGATCCGGCGCAGGGCGACGCCCAGATGTCCCCCGGCGCGCTGCCGGACGGCGCCGAGTGGGAGTGCGCGACGATGACCGCGCCGCTGGACTACGCGGATCCCGAGGGCGAGACCATCGACATAGCCATGATCCGCGCCCGGTCCGCCGCGCGCGGTGACAAGCGCGTGGGCTCCCTGCTGTTCAACTTCGGCGGCCCCGGCGGCTCCGGCGTCGTCACGCTGCCCGCCTTCGGCCAGGACTACGCGACCCTGCACAAGCGGTACGACCTGGTCAGCTTCGACCCGCGCGGCGTCGGCGACAGCGAGGGCGTCCGGTGCCTGAGCGACGCCCGCCTCGACGAGTTCTTCGCCGCCGACCCGGTTCCGGACAACGCCCGGCAGCGGCGCGCCCTGAAGGACCGGCTGAAGGAGTTCGCGGACGGCTGCGAGGAGTCGGCCGGCGATCTGCTGCCCCACCTCACCACCACCGCCACGGCCCGCGACATGGACCTGATGCGCGAAGTGCTCGGCGACGACAAGCTCCACTACTTCGGCATCTCCTACGGCACCGAGCTGGGCGGGGTCTACGCCCACCTCTTCCCCGAGCGCGTCGGCCGGGCCGTCTTCGACGCCGTGGTGGACCCCACCGGCGACAGCGAGGAGGGCTCACTCGGCCAGGCGGCCGGCTTCCAGCTCGCCCTGGGCAGCTATCTGGACCGCTGCGCCGAGAACGACGACTGCCCCCTCGGCGGCGACCCCGAGGAGGGCGAGGACCGGCTCGCCCGCTTCCTCGACAAGCTGGCCGACGACCCGCTGCCCACCCAGGACCCCGACGGCCGGAAGCTGACCCAGGCCCTGGCCTGGAACGGCGTGGCGCAGGCGCTGTACTCCGAGGAGTTCTGGCCCTATCTCACCCAGGGCCTGGACGACGCCCTGGCCGGGGACGACCCCGACGGCACCGTCCTGCTCGCCCTCGGCGACGCGATGAACGGCCGCAACCCGGACGGCACGTACAGCACGCTCCAGTCCTCGCTCACCGCGATCAACTGCGCCGACTCCAAGCGGCGGTACACGGTGGACGACGTGCGCGACGCCTTCGACGATTTCGAGGACGCCTCCCCGGTCTTCGGCCCGCCGATGGCCTGGTCGCTGCTGAGCTGCACCTACTGGCCGGTCGACGGCCGGCGCGACCACCCCGACGTCGGCGCGGCGGGCGCCGCGCCGATCCTCCTGGTCGGCACGACAGGCGACCCGGCCACGCCGTACGAGGGCACCCGGCACATGAAGGAGGCCCTGGGCGACGACGTCGGCGTGGAGCTGACGTACGAGGGCGAGGGGCACGGCGCGTACAACGGCGGCAACGAGTGCGTCCGTTCGACCGTCGACGCCTATCTCCTGGAGGGCGACGTCCCCGAGGACGGCAGGACCTGCGACTCGTAA
- a CDS encoding alpha/beta hydrolase: MNTGGRTRAAALAAALALAAGACSGGGPSDDGPGRSPTPGRTGDIGGADARTGPPELPAEFTDQRPAWETCAAPTPVQGTGPAPGPDWECATLTVPLDYAHPDDGETIGIALIRTRSAPRTNRVGSLVFNFGGPGGSGVATLPRVADRYTRLRDGFDLVSFDPRGVGESEGVVCRTGPELDAAAQEDDGPPAGPAEERELLADSRAYAEDCEERAGRLLPHLTTENTARDLDLLRAGLGDDQLHYFGVSYGTKLGAVYAHHFPQHVGRTVLDAVVDPTRDLVQRALLQTEGFQLALDGYLADCVTEADCPTGPATGDPAHAALTALLDDLRERPLPTATGRDLTQGLAVTALLALLYSEDSWPFLTQGLTQALDDGRGDLLLAAAEQYNGRDDEGRYRNLQAANNAVTCADFASRPTLETVHDNEAAFAAASPVFGPHLVWSLLSCASWPVTGERDRPEVSVDGARVILLLATTGDPATPYAGAGRMREAMGGPGAAALLTYEGEGHGAYSSGDACVTAAVDAHLLSGATPADGTVCT; the protein is encoded by the coding sequence ATGAACACGGGCGGCCGGACGCGCGCCGCGGCGCTCGCGGCGGCGCTCGCGCTGGCGGCGGGCGCGTGCAGTGGCGGCGGCCCGTCGGACGACGGGCCCGGCCGGAGCCCGACACCCGGGCGGACCGGGGACATCGGCGGGGCCGACGCCCGTACCGGACCACCCGAGCTGCCCGCCGAGTTCACCGATCAGCGGCCGGCGTGGGAAACGTGCGCCGCGCCCACCCCGGTGCAGGGCACCGGCCCGGCCCCCGGTCCCGACTGGGAGTGCGCCACCCTGACCGTTCCGCTCGACTACGCCCACCCCGACGACGGCGAGACGATCGGCATCGCTCTCATCCGGACCCGGTCCGCCCCGCGGACGAACCGCGTCGGCTCCCTCGTGTTCAACTTCGGCGGCCCCGGCGGCTCCGGCGTCGCCACGCTCCCCCGCGTCGCCGACCGTTACACCCGGCTGCGGGACGGCTTCGACCTGGTCAGCTTCGACCCGCGCGGCGTCGGCGAGAGCGAGGGCGTCGTCTGCCGGACCGGGCCCGAGCTCGACGCCGCCGCCCAGGAGGACGACGGCCCGCCGGCCGGCCCGGCCGAGGAGCGCGAACTCCTGGCCGACAGCCGCGCGTACGCCGAGGACTGCGAGGAACGCGCCGGCCGGCTGCTCCCCCACCTCACCACCGAGAACACCGCCCGCGACCTCGACCTGCTGCGCGCCGGGCTCGGCGACGACCAGCTCCACTACTTCGGCGTCTCCTACGGCACCAAGCTCGGCGCCGTCTACGCCCACCACTTCCCCCAGCACGTCGGCCGCACCGTCCTCGACGCCGTGGTCGACCCCACCCGCGACCTGGTCCAGCGCGCGCTGCTCCAGACCGAGGGCTTCCAGCTCGCCCTGGACGGCTACCTCGCGGACTGCGTGACGGAGGCCGACTGCCCCACCGGCCCGGCCACCGGCGACCCGGCCCACGCCGCCCTGACCGCCCTGCTGGACGACCTGCGCGAGCGGCCCCTGCCCACCGCGACCGGCCGCGACCTCACCCAGGGCCTCGCGGTCACCGCCCTGCTCGCCCTGCTCTACTCCGAGGACTCCTGGCCCTTCCTCACCCAGGGCCTGACCCAGGCCCTGGACGATGGCCGCGGCGACCTGCTGCTGGCCGCCGCCGAGCAGTACAACGGCCGGGACGACGAAGGCCGTTACCGGAATCTCCAGGCCGCCAACAACGCCGTCACCTGCGCCGACTTCGCCTCCCGCCCCACCCTGGAGACCGTCCACGACAACGAGGCCGCGTTCGCCGCCGCCTCGCCCGTCTTCGGCCCGCACCTGGTCTGGTCCCTGCTCTCCTGCGCCTCCTGGCCGGTGACCGGCGAGCGCGACCGGCCCGAGGTGTCCGTGGACGGCGCCCGCGTGATCCTGCTGCTGGCCACCACGGGGGACCCGGCCACCCCGTACGCCGGCGCCGGGCGCATGCGCGAGGCGATGGGCGGCCCCGGGGCGGCGGCCCTGCTCACCTACGAGGGGGAGGGCCACGGCGCCTACTCCTCGGGCGACGCCTGCGTCACCGCCGCCGTGGACGCCCATCTCCTCTCAGGAGCCACCCCGGCCGACGGTACTGTCTGCACCTGA